The Metamycoplasma phocicerebrale genome includes a region encoding these proteins:
- the asnS gene encoding asparagine--tRNA ligase: protein MTLKQLITNKEEIKENLDYQIEGWVISNRGNDKVRFLTINDGSTVSNLQVVIKGENIQNWNIENISLGSSIIIKGNLHLTPEAKQPFELLACSLEVLNNVDLDFPIQKKETTLDFLREIPHLRHRTNLFRSVMIIRNSLTFEIHKYFQENGFLNMASPIITSNDGEGAGETLLVDDESKDFFFKQKAFLGVTGQLHAESYAAGFKKVYTFGPTFRAENSHTSRHLAEFWMIEPEIAFYDLKDVITLADDLLKTVIKNTINNYPDEMKYLNSQNPNLLDTLEKFLHNKLTVLDYKDVIEQLKKYKDNFEEKNIFFGMDLASEHEKFLAEKIVKGPVAVINYPKDIKAFYMYQNEDNKTVRAFDLLVPGIGELIGGSQREASYDKLVKRMKDLKIPTEPLQWYLDLRRFGYAPSSGFGIGFERLVMYVTGISNIRDAIPFPRVAGQIKM, encoded by the coding sequence ATGACACTTAAACAACTGATAACAAACAAAGAAGAAATAAAAGAAAATCTAGATTACCAAATAGAAGGTTGAGTTATATCTAATAGAGGTAATGATAAAGTAAGATTTTTAACTATTAATGATGGTAGTACAGTTTCAAATTTACAAGTAGTTATTAAGGGTGAAAACATTCAAAATTGAAATATAGAAAATATTTCTTTAGGTTCATCTATTATTATAAAAGGAAACCTACATTTAACTCCAGAAGCCAAACAACCTTTTGAATTGTTGGCTTGTTCTTTAGAAGTTTTGAATAATGTTGATTTAGATTTTCCAATTCAAAAAAAAGAAACTACTTTAGATTTTTTAAGAGAAATTCCTCATTTAAGACATAGAACTAATTTATTTAGATCTGTTATGATAATAAGAAACTCTTTAACTTTTGAAATTCATAAATATTTTCAAGAAAATGGATTTTTAAATATGGCTTCGCCAATTATTACTTCTAATGATGGAGAAGGGGCAGGAGAAACTTTATTAGTTGACGATGAATCTAAAGACTTCTTTTTCAAACAAAAAGCATTTTTAGGGGTAACTGGACAATTACATGCTGAATCTTATGCAGCAGGTTTTAAAAAAGTTTATACATTCGGACCAACTTTTAGAGCGGAAAATTCTCATACTTCTAGACATTTGGCGGAGTTTTGAATGATAGAACCTGAAATAGCTTTTTATGATTTAAAAGATGTAATAACTTTAGCAGATGATTTATTAAAAACTGTAATTAAAAACACAATTAATAATTACCCTGATGAAATGAAATATTTGAATTCACAAAACCCCAATCTTTTAGATACTTTAGAAAAGTTTTTACACAATAAATTGACAGTATTAGATTACAAAGATGTAATAGAACAATTAAAAAAATATAAAGATAATTTTGAAGAAAAAAATATTTTCTTTGGTATGGATTTGGCTTCAGAACATGAAAAATTTTTAGCCGAAAAAATAGTAAAAGGACCTGTTGCTGTAATTAATTATCCAAAAGATATTAAAGCTTTTTATATGTATCAAAATGAAGATAACAAAACAGTTAGAGCCTTTGATTTATTGGTGCCAGGAATTGGGGAACTAATAGGCGGAAGCCAAAGGGAAGCAAGTTATGACAAATTAGTGAAAAGAATGAAGGATTTAAAAATACCTACTGAACCACTTCAATGATATTTAGATTTAAGACGTTTTGGATATGCACCTTCAAGTGGTTTTGGAATAGGTTTTGAAAGATTGGTTATGTATGTTACAGGCATTTCAAATATTAGAGATGCAATTCCATTTCCTCGTGTTGCTGGCCAAATTAAAATGTAG